AGCGATCTGCCTTATCCGGAAGGTCTGGCGGCTGCCGAAATCTTGAAAGTAGGCAGCGGCAGCGCTGCTGGAACCAAAGAAAATGGCATCAGAGAAATTTTGTCCGGTGGTATTATTTCGGCAATCGTTAGTCTGGGCACAAGCGGTTTTCAGGTGATTTCGTCCGAAGTGCACTATTGGTTCACCTTCGGCAAAATCACTTCGCAACTGCCGATCGGTTTCTCCTCCGCTTTGCTGGGAGCCGGTTATCTGATCGGTATCGCCAGCGGCATGGCCATGCTGACGGGCACAATTCTGGCCTGGGGTGTATTTGTACCCTATCTCACCTCGATTACGCCCCCGGCCGCCGGGCAGAGCGCCAGCGCCCTCGCCTCCGCGATCTGGGCCCAAAAGGTGCGGCTTATCGGCGCCGGTGCGATCGGTATTGCCGCCATATGGACATTGTTTACGCTTATAAAACCCATTATAGAAGGCATGCAGATTTCAATGCAGGCCATGAACCGTCAGGACGCCGGGAAAACCCTGCATCGCATGGATACTGACATGTCGCCTAAAGCGACCGGTATGGTTCTGGCCGTTATTCTGATCGGACTGCTGGGAACCTTTTATTCCTTTATCGCTGACGCAAACCTGGCGGCTGGCACTACCTGGCTCTTTGTAATCGCCGGTGTGGCCGTCGCCATCTGCATGGGTTTCTTCGTGGCCGCAGCCTGCGGCTATATGGCCGGACTGATTGGCACCTCGGCCAGCCCGATCTCGGGGATCGGCATCCTGGGGATCATTATCTCCTCGCTGGTGGTACTGGGCATCGGTTCTACCGTCAGCCTTTTCGACACGGCAATGGGCACCAAGTTCGCCATTGCGCTGGCGATTTTTATAACCAGCGTTATTGTCAGCATCGCCGCTATTTCGAACGATAACCTCCAGGACCTCAAGACCGGCTATCTGGTCGGCGCCACCCCCTGGCGGCAGCAGGTGGCCTTGCTGCTGGGCTGCATCGTCGGAGCCTTCGCTATCGCACCGGTATTAAATCTCTTATATGAAGCATACGGTTTTGTCGGCGCCATGCCGCGCCCCGGTATGGATGAAAGTCAGGTCCTGTCCGCGCCGCAGGCAACGCTGATGTCCACGATCGCCCAAGGGATCTTCAGCCATAACCTGGACTGGAACTACATTCTTGGCGGCGTGGGCGTCGGGATCGCGATGATCATTGTGGACCGCCTCCTGAAAAAGAACTCGGCGAAATATTCCCTCCCTCCCCTGGCTGTCGGCATGGGAATTTATCTGCCGCCGACTTTGGAAATGCCGCTTATCCTGGGTGCCGTTATGAGCTATTTCGTGTTCCGGTACCTGCGTAACCGGGCGGCTGAGCGGAGTCCGCAAAACATCGAAGAAGATGTGGAAGCCTGCAACCGCCACGGGGTGCTGTTTGCGTCCGGCCTTATCGTCGGGGAAAGCATAATGGGCGTTATCATCGCCATTATCATCGTATTCTCCGTAACGAGCGGCGGCAGCGACGCACCGCTGGCCCTCGTCAAGGAATTCGGACCCACGGCCGATTGGCTCGGCCTGGCCGTATTCATCGCGATGATTGTTCTTTTTGTGCAGCGGATAGTCAGTGTAAAATTCGAAACGAACAAATAATTACTCCGCTGTAGTTTATGGCTGTTTTTTTAGGTGCGCAAGCGTTTTTTCCAAAAACGTTTGCGGCACCCCTCTTCATTTTACGCAGCAATTTGTTTACTGCCCGTTTCACTACAATACTCCCAGACTGCCCCGGTATTATGCTTCATCCTTTGAGATTCAACCGGCTGACTCTGGCTATCCCGCCCGCTGGTTGATCATAGCCGTTTTTCAGCCGGCGCATCATTCGGACATTGTTTAATTCAGCCATAATGCGCTTATGCTCGTTTACGGCGTCTTGCATGGCTTGATCGCTTAGAGCCAGTATTTCTCCCTGCTTAACCTCAATTACCCGAATAACGGGCTTGAACTCATCAGGCATTTCCCGGTCATTGTTGCCTCTTAAGTCATGGTTTAGAGCAGCGAGTTCATTGAGCAGCGCAGCCCGTTCTCTGAGCAGCCGGCGAAGTCCGGTCATCTCCCGGCGGCGGACGAAACGGCTTTGCGTTGCGGTATTGATAAGGATTTTTTCAAGAAGCTCCAGCTTTTTCAGCAAAGCTGCCTGAAATTCACACTGATCCGCCATGATCAGCTCCCGGTATTGAGATAGGACTGCAGGGCTGTCAGCTGCGCATTCATCTGGCTGATATAAGTTTCCAGAGAGGTATATTGGGCGTAAAGCCTCTCCTCTTCCTCATCCAGCCGTTCTTCTTCTTTCTCAATTCTCTCCTGATAATCGTTAATGGCATTGGTCAGCACATTATCGGTAGAGGAAGCGTCGCCGCTTGTCCCCGCCTTCTGCAGCAGCAGTCCCTTATTGCCGCTGTTGTCCCGGATGGTTGAAACATTGGCCTGCAGAATGTCGTAGAACCGGTAGGCCAGGCCCTCCTCTTTGTAGCGGGTCTGCAGCTCGCCGCTGTTTAAGGTGCGCACGGTGGTAGTCCCGGAATAGGCAGACGACTGCTGGGTGAAGAGATTCATCACTCCCTCAGGGTTGGCCTCAATGGCTTCTTTTAGCTTGGTCTCGTCAATATGCAATTTGCCCTTTTCATCATAAGTGCCAGTGGTAATGCCGATGCCGCTGATCGTGACCGACTGGCCGGCAACCGAATCGTACACAGCCGTCCGCAGGTTGCTCAGCAGGTTTTTCAGCACCGAGTCGCCGGCTAAGAGACCGGTTTTGGCCTTGGCCTCCCACTCTTCTATTTCGTCTTCCGACATTTCGGCCTTCTGATCTTCCGTCAGCGGCGGATAATCCGAATCATACTCGGCGGATAACTCGGCGTTGATGCTGTCAATCAGCGCATTATAATCATTGACAAAACCGGCAATGGTATCGTAAATGGTGTCAGTATCCTGCGCCAGGGTTACGGTAACCGCTTCCGTAGTAGTTTCGTTTAGGGTATAGATCACGCCGTCAACAGTTACGGTATTGGAGCTGCGGGTCAGTTCCTGCCCGTCCAGAGTCAGCTTGGCGTCCTGTCCGGCAGAGGCCTGGCTCAAGGCAGCCGCCAGAAAGGTGCTGTCGGTCTCAGTCACGGTCAGGGTTTGCCCGGCGCCGGTCTCGCCGGCTGTTAATACCAGCTGATCGGAAAGAGAGTTGTAGGAAAGAGTCACGCCGGCGTCGCTTTGATTAATTTTCTTCATCACTTGGTCCAAGGTATCGTCTTTGTCAAAGGTAAAGCTGACCCCGTTGACCGCAAATTCGACCTGATCGTCGCTGTTGAAGGTGAAGCTGTTGGCTATAGTGCCGGCTAGCGTCTCCAAGGTGGCGGAGGTATCAATCCGGTTGGACAGGATCGCTCCTTCGCCGCTGAAGCCAAGCGACTCCAAGGCACTGCTGGACGAACCGGAACTGCTGACGGTAATCTTCTGCACGCCGCTGCCGGAAGCAGCGGCAATGGTCAGCACCCCGGCGTCCTCGGTCACCGTCACCTTACCCTCGCCTACGGCCTTGTCGATGGCTGTCTGCAGGGACGCGGCATCGGCAACCGAATCATCCAGAGTCACCGTCTTTTTGCTGCCATCCACTTCGATCACAAAGCTTTTGCCTGTCAGGGACGAATAATCGGCGGCACTGGCGCCCCGGATATCCTGCGACAGTCTGCCGTCAGTCGTCCGAGTGGCTGCCGTGGCCAGCTGGCTGACCTGGATGCTGTGGGTTCCCGCCGCGGCGCCGCTGCCGGCTGTCACCGTCACGGCACTGCTGCTGCTGGTCTGGAATTGCCGGAAAGTGCTCTGGCTCAGCAGGCTGCTGGAGGAAGTCACGTCAAAGTACTTGCTGGTAAAGGACTGCACCTCGCTGATAATGCCGCGGTATGTCTCCTGCCTCCATTCCGCCAGCTGCTGCTGTTGCTGCAGCTTGTTTAATTTGGTTTTTTTTGCGCTCATCAATTGCTCGACAATCGAATCCACATCAATGCCGGAAACCAGTCCGGTAACTCTTGTCGTTCCGCTGACCGTAGTTGATGTCACGCTGCTTGAACTGGACATTCATCCCGCCTCCTTCTCTTTTTCCCGGATCATGCTAAGAAGTCTACCAGCGTTTTGTTGATCGTCTTTGCTCCCACTGCCAGAGACGCCTCATAAACATATTCGGCCGTGGTCAGCGCTATGGAAGCTTCCGCTGTATCCACATCCTCGTTGTTGCTCATCAGAGTGGTATAGGTTTCATGGTCATTGCTCAGGCGGTTTTTCGTCATGTTGACATAGTTCATGCGGGCCCCCAAGTCGGCCTGCTCCGTCAGTACCCGCTCGTGATCTTCGTCCCAGTCGGTGAGCAGGTCGTCAATTTCAAAATTATTGGCGGTCACTGTGACGGCAGCCGGCGTCCCGCTAACTTCAGCCGTCTTATAGCTGGTTTCGCCGTCCAGAGCCAGGAGCAGCTTGGCAAAAGTATCGAACAGATTGCTGTCAGTCTCCTGGCCGGTGACATCCTGGCCTTCCAGGTTTACCGCCACCTGGGCGCCATAGCCAATATTGTATTGGATGGCTTGGTCGCCGCTGTCCTGATATATATCCGACGCGTTAGCCGTGCAAAAGGCGGTGATATCTGCGTCGCTGAGGGAATCGGCCATCGGCCCGCCGATGCTCAGATACTGGCCTTTAAACATCACTTTATCGCCGGCAGAGGTGGAGACCAATTCAAACGGCGCCTCGTCGGTGGCAAAACCGGCAAAAACATAGCGCCCGGCGTAAGAAGTATTCATGACGTCAACTGCTTCCTGCTGCAGCTGGATCACTTCTGCCTTGATTTTCTGCAGTTCCTCCTCGGTCAAAACATCGCTGGAAGCCTCTACCGTCAATTCCCGCGCCCGGGTAATAATATCGCCTAAATCGTTGAGGGCGCTCTCGGTTACTTTCTGCCAGGAAGCAGCGTCTTCCACGTTTTTTTGGTATTGGGCCACCGTATCAACATAGTTGCGGTATTTGATGGCCCGCGTCGCTACCACAGGGTCGTCGGAGGGGAGCTGAATCTTCTGCTGGCTCGACATCTGCTGCTGGGCTTTGCTCAGCCGTGCGGCGTTTTTATTGATATTCCAGACGGTATCGGCAATCATCATGTTGTTGGTGATCCGCATTTTATTCTCATCCTCCCTTCTTTAATCTGACGATACCATATTGATCGTCGTGGCGTAAATTTGGTTCCATACAGTGACCATTTGCGCCGATGCGTCGTAAGCCTGCTGATATTTGGTCATGTTGGCCGTTTCTTCATTGGTGGAGACGCCCGCCAGAGAAGAACGGCTGCCGCTGATATATTTCACCAGCGTGGTCTGATTGTCATTTTGCCGTTGGGCATAGGCGCTGGACGTGCCAAGAGTGGCGATAATCGAGTTCATAAAGTCCTCAGGGGTGCCGCTGTTGAACATGCGGGAATCCTGCACGATGCTGATCAGGTCATTGATGTTTTCATTATTCTCGTCCCCGCCGGCCGCAGAGGCAGCGGCAATCGTGTTGATATCGCCCAGCACATCCTGGGACAGCGATATATTGGCGGCCGTGATATTGGCGTAGACCTCATCCGTACCGGCGCCGCTGGCCATCAGGTCGGCTGACGACAGGCCGTCAAAGGAGAAAAAGCGGATGCCGGTGGACCCGTCGAGGCCGACACCACCGGCATGGCCGCCGTAATAGGAGGCGCCGCCTTTGTAGATGCCTTCATTGAAGGCTTTGGCAAAGGTGCGGGCAAACTCGTCCAACTGGCTGATATAGCAGGGGATTCCCTTGCTGTCTGAGCCAGCGCTGTCCCGCATGTCGAGCAGGGCTTTAAGCGAACCGTTGTCGCCCGGATCGAATGACGCACCGGTATCTTTCCAGCGGATGCCGTACAAGCCGTTTTGGGCGCTGCCGTCGGTTATGGTATACGCTTCCAGCTGCCGGGCTTTGTCGCCATTGACCAGCGTGGAGCCGTCGACCGTGATGGACAGGACTTTTGTTTCCGTGCCATCAGACTGAGTGCCTGTCACAATTTCACTGACCCGGATGCCGGCCAGCTTGGCCAGCTCGTCAATCAGGGCATCCCTCTGGTCTTTAAGCTCATTGGCGGCAGAGCCGGCGGCTGACGCCGTGGTGATCCGCTGGTTCAGTTCGGCAATCTGCTGGGTGTAGGAATTGATCTGGGTCACCGTTGTTTTCACATCAACGTTAACATCACTGCGGAGCTGGGTCAGTCTCTGCGAGGCATCGTTCAGATAGACGGCCACGGCAGCCCCTGCCTGCTGCAGCGCAGTCCGGGCCGCCGAATCGCCGGGATTCGTGGACAAGGTCTCCAGCAACCCATAGAATTCATCCATGGTAGTCGTAAAGCCGCTGCTGGAGGGCTCTCCCAGGATGGATTCGATTTCCTGCAGATAGTTGGCCTGGGTTTCCCATTTGCCCAGGGAACTATTCTCCTGCCAGTATTTCTGGTCCAGACGAAAATCCCGGACCCGCAGCACTGAATCGACCTGGGCTCCCGCGCCCACATAGAGGCGGCCGCTGTAAACCGCGGAAGGGCCGGCGGCGCTTTGATTCACAACCTGCCGCGAATAACCGGTGGTATTCACGTTGCTGGTGTTGTTGGCCGTCACCGACAGGCCGATTTTGCTGGCGGCCAGACCGCGCGAAGCAATGCTGAGGCCCATGAATGTAGAAGCCATCTCAATCCTCCCCTTATCCTATTTCGGCAATCAAATCGCCGATCAGGCCGTCAATGGTGCTGAGCACCCGCGAACTGGCGCTGTACGCGTTCTGATACATAATCATGTTCGACATTTCCTCGTCCATGGAAACACTGGCCACCAACTGCCGCTGCGTGTCCAACTGCTGGACCAGAGCGGTCTGGGTTTCGTAGTACCCTTCGGCGTTATCGCCGGCGGTTCCCAGCCAGGAAATCAGGGCCTGATAAAAATCGTTGCAATTCATTGATGAAGTGTCATATTGAAAGTATTCGCCGCTACTCAGATCATAGATCTGATTGGCGATGGTATTGTCGCCGGCTTCGCCGCTGGCAGACGCGGCAATCTTATTCCAATCGTCCGCTATCTTAGGATTGACCTGGATATTGCTGATACTGAGCGGCTGGCTGGCGTCGACAGTGGTGAAAAAATCCAGGCCGGTGCTGCCGTCAAGACCGATGCCGCTACTGTGCACTGCATTGATTTCAATCGCCAGGGTGGTGATCAAGTCATTCAAGCCTTGCCGCAGATTGGTGATGGAACTGGTTGCGTCTGCAGTGAAGTCATAGGGAAGGCCGGCGGCGTCAATAGTCTGGCAGCCGGTTGGATCGGCGTCCTCCAGATACGCTTTGATGCTGCCGCTGGTAATGCCGGCCCGGCGGTCAAAATCAGCCCATTGCACTGTCAGCGGATTGGCGCTCGATCCGTCGCCTTCCGTCACCAATTCATAGGCCCGGTCGCCGCTGACCAGAGTCACGCCGTCAATGGTGACCTGGAAGACGCCGTTGGACTGTACTGACACTTTGATATTGGCCAGGGAAGACATCTCGTCCAAAAGGCTGTCGCGCTGATCCCGCAGATAGGTGGCTTCCCCGCCGCCGGCCTCGGCCCGGGAGATTTCCTTGTTCAGGACGGCGACTTGTCCGGCCAGGTCGTTCAGGCTGGCCACGCTGTCCCTGACCCGGTTCACGGCGTCCTGCTGCAGCTGCTGCAATTGCTCGTCGATCCCGCTCAGGGCGCTGATGAGGGAAACCCCGGCTTCGGTAACCGACTGGCGGGTACTGACACTGCTGGGGTCTTTGCTCAGTTCGTCCCAGCTGTAAAAAAAGTCTTCGATCATTTGCTGCAAACCGTCGTCGGAGGTCCCGTCATCATCATTGGCCACAAACTCCATCAGCACTTCCTGCATGTATTCCAAATCGCCGCTTTTAACCGCCCAGTAGCCGGATTCGGCATTTTGCCGGCGATAGGTTTGATCGAGAAACTGGTTGCGCGCCCGCCGGATTTCTTCCACGCTGGAGCCGTTTCCCACGGACGCTCCTCCCGATAAAGGAGTATTGGTTTCCACATTGGCTGCCCTCACCCGGGAATAACCGGCAGTATTGACATTGGACAGGTTGGCGCTGGTAACCGCCAGGTTGGTGTGATTCACAAGCATTCCCGAATAGGCAACGCTGTAGCCGCCAAAAGTCGAACTCATAGCCGCACCTCCTTGTCTTTAGATGATACAGATCCCTGTCCCCAGAGCGGTGAAACCAATCCCGCCTTATGTATGGGCGGGACATGCATCACATGTTGATGAGAGATTGCAGCATTTCATCAGCGGTGGAAAGGATCTTGCTGTTGGCCTGATAGGCCCGCTGGGCGATCATCATCTGGGTGAATTGTTCGGCCAGATCCACATTGGACATTTCCAGCGTGCCGGAACTCAAGGTGCCCGTACCGCCGCTGCCGGCAGCAACGCCGCCGGTAAAATCGCCGGAGTTGGCGCTGGTTGTATAAAGGTTGGTTCCTATTTTCTCCAGACCTTCAGGATTGGAGAAAACCGCCAGGGCGATCATCCCCAGGGGCTGCGTCTGGTCATTGCTGTAGATACCGGTAATGACCCCATTGGAGCCGATGCTGATATCCTGAAGTTCGCCCGCTGCATAGCCGTCGATATAGGAAACGGTGACGCCGCTGTCGGTAGCGCTGGTATAGGTGGAAACGTTGGTAAAATCCAGGCTGATGTTAAAGGGCGCGGTGCTGGCCGAGGCGCCGGACGGGGTCAGGGTAATCGTCGGCGTGGTATTGAAATCAGTCGGATCGGTGGTGATAATGTTGCCGCTGGCATCAAACTCAACATAGCCGCTGGCAGCAACCGTCAGATTCGAGGCGGCGGAAGAGGCTTCCCAATACCAGCTGGTCACCGGATTAGCGGGGTCCGTATTGTCAACATAGCACTTTTTCCAGTTGATCTGAATATCGTAACTGTTGCCCTGGGCATCATAGACCGTCATTGATGTCGTTTTGTCAAACTCGTCGACTGTGCCGCCGATATCATTGAGCCCAGTAGCAGTGGAAGCAACCTCTGCCGAGGGGTCAAGATTGCCGGTAAAAGTAGCGGCAGTGGTGGGAGTAGGGTTGATGATCTGTTTGTTGCCGTTATAGATATCAGAAAAAATGTTAATGGGTTCTACTTCTTTATTGGTGTTATAAACATAAGAGCCGTCAGCCTGGGGCTGTCCGCCATAGTCCAGCCAACCGCAGACCTGATAGCCGCCGACGGTCAGGTTGCCCTGCTCGTCCACGCCGAAATTGCCGGCACGGGTAAACTGGTATTGGCCTACCGAACCGCCCTGGACGATGAAGAAGCCGCTGCCGCCGATAGATACGTCGGTACTGACGCCGGTAGACTGGGTGCTGCCTACCGTCATGAGAATATCGGTGGAGGCAATGCTGACGCCAAGTCCGATTTGTTTGGCATTCACGCCGCCGCGGGTGCTGGTGGCGCCGGAAGCGCCGCTGAGGGTCTGGCTTAAGAGGTCGCTGAAGCTGACCCGTTGCTGCTTATAACCGGTAGTGTTTACGTTGGCGATATTATTGGAGATCACATCGAGGTTGGACTGCTGGGACTTAAGGCCCGATACCCCGGAATAGAGCGCCATCATCATAGGAAATTACCCCCTCTGCTATTTGTTGCAAATATGTCTTAGGCTGTGGCTGTGGTGTCACCGGAATCCGAAATGTTGCCCACTTCCACCACACAATCAAGGGTCACGGCGGTTCCATCCACATTCAGATAGGTATTGCCGCCGTAAGAGATCACCGACTGCACGGTGCCGGTATAGGTAACGACATTGCCTGATGCATCGGTGATCTGATAGGCCACCTCCTGGCCGATCATATCGAAGGCCGCGGTATTGCTGATTCCGGTGTAGATGTTCTGCAGAGCCTCCAGCGAATTGATCTGGGCCATTTGGGACACATACTCGGTACTGCTGACCGGATCGGTAGGGTCCTGATATTGCAGTTCAGTTGCCAGCAGCTGAATGAACGAGTCGAAATCACTCAGGCTGTTGCTGCCTGTGGTGCTGCTCTTTTCCGTAGTGGTCGGGGTTAGCCAGTAATTGGTGATCGTATTGCTCATGTTATTTTGCCTCCTTTTATGTGGGTATCCATCGATATTGTCGCCGGCAAAGATTTTATTTCTGTTAGAAAAAAGGAGAAAGATAACATTTGTTTTCTATTGGATTTTTTACCGGAAAATAAAAAAGAACCCCTATGTCAGCCCCACGGGCTTGACATAGGGGTTCCCAGAAGACAAAGTGTGTTTTAAGAAAATCAAATGGCAAAGATATTCAGATAATTTTAGCTATCAACTGAACGAGATTAAAATACTTTCCACCCTCAGCTTCCATCATTTTGATGTCATCAGCGACAATGGGGTGATAACCGGTCTGCCACTCTTTCCACGCCTGTCTGCAGCAGGCCATTTCACGACTGTCCACTATTTCAATACCCTCTGCCATCTTCCATAAATCCTTCCACCAATCAAGAGAATGCAAGGTTCTTTCCATTTCGCTATTCCAAAACGGCTGCATTTCATCGGGAACGTTTTTCTCAAATTCGTATTTTAAGCCGGGAATAGCCACGGCGATATAGCCGCCCTTTTTTACAAAAGGAATGAGCGACGGGAGCATTTCCGCCGTATCACCGAAATAATGGTAAGCGTCCACCGTGAACAACAAGTCAAAATATCCATTTGCGAAAGGCAATCCTTTAGTCGCGTCTACGAAAATGGGAACGGCCTTATCATCAATTCCGATAGATTGGAAACGCTCATAGTTTTCAGTTGGCGAAATCCAAAGGTCGGCGGCGAAAACACACGCACCAAATTTTTTCGCTAATAAAATCGTGGAAAGGCCACACCCGCAACCGAGGTCAAGGATTCGCATATTCTCATTAATGTTTAGGTGTGACGTTAATTCCTCTGTTACTCGCAAGGCGTTTGGCCCCATCATAGCAGCTTTCAAGAACTCCGCATTTTTATCATTAGAAATAAACTGGTTTGTAAATGTATACATGTTATTCTTCCTTTCTAATTTTCGCCTTATAGAAAGAAACAAAAAAGCACAGTATGCTACTGCGCTACAAATTACACCATTATAAAAATGGATGCTCATTCAATCTGTAAGGCAGTTTTTCACAACATAAACAAGAGCAGAACAACTGCTCATCTCATGCGTTCAACTTAAATCCTTACAGCACTACCGACATCCATACACTCCTTCTTTCTTTAACATACTATATCATGGCACTATCATTATGTCAAAGCAATAAAATTGCCTTACCGTCCAGAACCCCTATGTCAGCCCTACGGGCTTGACATAGGGGTTCTGACCTTTACGCTTTAAAGCACCAGGGCCGCCAGTTCTTTGTGGGGCGCTGGCAGAACCAGCTGATCCGCCAAAAAGCCGCTGTCTAGAATAGCACTGCTGCCGGCCCGCACGGCGGCGGTGACGGCCCCAACCTCGCCGCTTAACGTTACCAGGGCTTTGCCGCCCATTCCCCGGGCCAGCCGAACTTCCAGCAGCTCAACAGCAGCGGCTTTTACGGCCGTATCGGCGGCAATAATGGCCGAGGCTACGGAATAACTTTCAATCAGTCCCAGGGAACGGAGCTGTTTTGCCTCGGTACAGCCGGTCAATGCCGGAAACAGGTTGGGATGCAGATTGGGCAGGACGAATTCATCCACGATATTCTCCGCGCCGCCAGCTGCCCGGCCGCTGCTGACCGCGCTCTGAACGGCGCCCACGTCGCCGGCCACCATGACCATATACTTGCCCGGACACAGGGACTGGGCGGTTACCAACTCCACCGGAGCGGCTTTTAGCATGGCATCGGCAGCCAGAATGCCCTTGGTAATATTCTTCATTTCCAGTAAGCCAATGGCGCTTTTCATATCTTATCCCCCTGTACAGCTTCAATCGTCACACAGCTGTCCACTGCGGTAACACGGCCGCTGATGCTGGCGTGCAGATTGGCTCCCACCGCCGCCCCCTCGGGAATCACGGCAATGAGATCGCCGCGCTTTACGCTCTTGCCCACGCCGACGATCGGCCGGGCGGGAGCGCCGATATGCTGGGCCAGAGGCAGGGTCACGTTTTGCACCGTTATTGCCGGCAAAGTCAGCGGCGCTTTGGCCTCATAGCGTTCCAAACCCAGACGGGCCAGCAGTCTCTTGGCGGGAATGCGGCGGAATTCACGGCTGGCGTGAGGGGCCTGGGGTTTGGCCTGATGGGGATTTTTCACGCCGGCTTTGGCCAGCTGGCGTTTGAATTCGGCGTTTACCCGGCGGGGCGACAATCCCATGGTGCAGCCGTAGATATCGCAGGCGCCGCACTCCGAGCACAGCATGGCACGGGTAATAACCGCCTCCGGCACTTCCCCCGGCCAAGGGCCTGCATAATGCGGTGGGGCTGCAGGCTGTGCCCCAGTAAATGCCGCGGGCAGACATCGGTGCAGGCCATACAGTTGCAGCATACCGCCTTGGCCCGATTGGCAATCATGGACCAGGGCAGATTTTTTTGCATGACCAGCGGGTGTTCCCGCGGCAGGACAATAATGCCGCCGGTTGTTTTGGTCACCGGCTGATCGGGGGTGACCAGCCTGCCCATCATCGGACCGCCCTCGATGATCGCATAGTCCTGAACCGCCGGACCGCCGGCCAGAGCGATCAATTCAGCGATCCTGATTCCCAGCGGCACTTCCAGGGTCACCGGATTGCCTACCGTCCCGGTCACGGTGACATATTTGTCCACCACCGGCTGGCCTTCCAGGGACCGGGCCACATTGACCAGGGTCTGGACATTGCTGACCACCGCGCCCACATGCAGGGGAATTCCCCCCTCCGGCACAATTCTGCCGGTCACTTCATGGAGCAGCACCTGTTCGTCGCCGGCCGGATAAAAATCAGGCAGAAAAAACAGTTCAATGCGATTCTCTCCTGTTTGAGCCAAAACTGCCTGCAGTTCCGTTACCGCTTCCTGGTATTTTTTCTTCAAGCCGATAAAGCCGCGGTTGGCCCCGGTAGCCAGCATGACCGTCTGCAGACCGATGATCAGTTTCCTGCTCTCCACCGCCATCAGCTGCTGATCCGCCCGCAGCAGCGGCTCACATTCGGCGCCGTTGGCAATCACCATGTCCACTGCGGCGTTGATCTTAACGTGGGTGGGAAAGCCGGCGCCGCCGGCTCCCACTACCCCGGCCGTCTTAACGGCGGCCAGTATCTGTTCCTTCATATTATCCATTATTCCACCCGCTTTTTTATACGATCGAGAAGGCATCCACCAAGGCGCAGCGCCGCTGCCGGGTAAAGCTGCGGGCCGAGGTCAGCCCTTCGCCGGTGGGGCCGGCGATAGTAAAGGTGGTGAACCCTTCACCGCCCACGCCGATACCGGCATAAGACGGAGCATTTTTAACAAAGATGGTGGTTTCGATGGCCTTGGCCAGCCGGGTCATATAATCCACATTCTTGGAATGCATGACCGCCGTATGCCGGTTGCCATGCTCCACCTTCACCGCCAGATCGATGGCGGCGTCGATGTCCCGCACCGAGACCAGCGGCAGCACCGGCATCATCAGTTCTTCCAGCACGAAAGGATGGTCGGCCGGGGTCTCGCACAGGATGACCCGGATATGATCCGGCGCCTGGATATTGATCTTGCTTAAAATAAACTTTGCGTCTTTGCCGATATAGTCCTTATTGACGCCATAGACTCTACGCGGTTTTCCCACGCAGCCGGGAGCCATCTCTTCCGTCCTTTCGGTAAGAACCACCTCCATCA
The Acetonema longum DSM 6540 DNA segment above includes these coding regions:
- a CDS encoding BMC domain-containing protein, whose amino-acid sequence is MKSAIGLLEMKNITKGILAADAMLKAAPVELVTAQSLCPGKYMVMVAGDVGAVQSAVSSGRAAGGAENIVDEFVLPNLHPNLFPALTGCTEAKQLRSLGLIESYSVASAIIAADTAVKAAAVELLEVRLARGMGGKALVTLSGEVGAVTAAVRAGSSAILDSGFLADQLVLPAPHKELAALVL